From a region of the uncultured Draconibacterium sp. genome:
- a CDS encoding glucosaminidase domain-containing protein has protein sequence MRHIIFFILFTLLTTSAFSQKITRDEYIRQWQLVAIEEMNRSGIPASITMAQGCLESGNGNSELSQESNNHFGIKCKKSWKGKKVYYDDDRRNECFRSYRSVKDSYIDHTDFLMENPRYASLFLLDHTDYKSWAKGLKKAGYATAHDYDKRLIRIIEENKLHRLDKKMTFSPMGGQTAHNALDTDNTGALTIRPFYTHKVTKINRVKAVVAQKGDTYEMLAQELGLKDWELYKFNDQPPGHRPIPNEVVYVQYKKSKSSKNQLTHRTQEGETMHYISQLYGIKLKPLYRRNNMKKGEQPRVGQVIYLRKKKK, from the coding sequence ATGAGACACATAATTTTCTTTATCCTTTTTACTTTACTGACCACAAGCGCTTTTTCTCAAAAAATTACCCGCGATGAGTATATCAGGCAGTGGCAACTTGTGGCCATTGAAGAGATGAACCGCAGTGGAATACCAGCCAGTATTACCATGGCGCAGGGTTGTCTGGAGTCGGGCAACGGCAATAGCGAATTGTCGCAAGAATCGAACAACCATTTTGGTATTAAATGTAAAAAAAGCTGGAAAGGCAAAAAGGTGTATTACGATGATGATAGACGTAACGAGTGTTTTAGAAGTTATCGCTCGGTAAAAGATTCGTACATCGACCATACCGATTTTCTAATGGAGAATCCACGTTATGCCTCGCTGTTTCTGCTCGATCATACCGATTATAAAAGCTGGGCAAAAGGATTGAAGAAAGCGGGTTATGCTACTGCACACGATTACGACAAACGCCTGATTCGAATAATTGAGGAGAACAAACTGCACCGACTTGACAAAAAAATGACTTTTAGCCCTATGGGTGGACAAACGGCACATAATGCGCTTGATACCGATAATACGGGAGCTCTTACTATCAGGCCATTCTACACGCACAAGGTTACCAAAATAAACCGTGTAAAGGCTGTGGTGGCACAAAAAGGCGACACCTACGAAATGCTGGCCCAGGAACTTGGTTTAAAAGACTGGGAGCTGTATAAATTTAACGACCAGCCACCTGGACACCGCCCAATTCCCAACGAGGTGGTTTACGTTCAATACAAAAAAAGTAAATCAAGCAAAAACCAACTTACACACCGCACACAGGAAGGCGAAACCATGCATTACATTTCGCAACTGTATGGTATAAAACTAAAACCGCTTTACCGCCGCAACAATATGAAAAAAGGTGAGCAGCCTCGCGTGGGTCAGGTGATATACCTACGGAAGAAAAAGAAGTGA
- a CDS encoding carboxylesterase family protein, producing MKLVIKLTFFILITAGFCFTACKPKPNNNQEPVIKTTYGEISGSINDSIYAFKGIPYAKAERFMPPEDPDAWDGVRECNEFGPVAKQMVPWYPDSVQSEKELFSANVWTQGVMDGKKRPVMLWLHGGGFHTGASNDPMTYGEAMAKKGDVVFVSINHRLNILGFLDLSACGDKYAESANVGVLDIVKALEWIQKNIEQFGGDPADVTILGESGGGGKVGTIMCMPAAKGLFQKAIIQSGTLINTMTKETSQALGLAVLENLGLTPNDVEKLDTIPYKELVKAGNDAIAKISGPRKPGSPTMFGFAPSADGDVLLQQPFSPGFAAISKDIPVMIGTTLNELMPTAYGEKDLTVEEAKERLAKEYGDKTDEYISLFAEAYPDFTPQDLLSVDKTFRPFTIRTADARAQETDAPLYVYFLAWKSGVDNASKGSFHGLDIPLAFNTVDLRADWTGNTDEAWKLADKMSSAWINFVKSGNPNVDGVLPAWEQYTPENGTTMYFDNECKIVYNHDRELMHFIKPLDY from the coding sequence ATGAAATTAGTGATCAAGCTTACTTTCTTTATTTTAATTACAGCCGGATTTTGTTTTACGGCTTGTAAGCCAAAACCAAATAACAATCAGGAACCAGTTATAAAAACCACCTATGGTGAGATATCTGGAAGTATTAACGATAGCATATACGCTTTTAAGGGGATTCCATATGCTAAGGCCGAACGGTTTATGCCTCCGGAGGATCCTGATGCCTGGGACGGAGTTCGCGAATGCAACGAGTTTGGGCCGGTAGCCAAACAAATGGTCCCCTGGTATCCAGATTCTGTTCAGAGCGAAAAGGAACTGTTTAGTGCAAATGTTTGGACGCAGGGAGTTATGGATGGCAAAAAGCGCCCGGTGATGCTTTGGCTACATGGCGGTGGATTTCACACCGGTGCCAGCAACGATCCGATGACCTATGGCGAAGCTATGGCGAAAAAAGGTGATGTGGTGTTTGTATCAATAAATCATCGTTTGAACATTCTTGGTTTTCTTGATCTGTCGGCCTGTGGCGATAAGTATGCAGAATCAGCGAACGTAGGTGTGCTCGACATTGTAAAAGCCCTGGAGTGGATTCAAAAAAATATTGAACAATTTGGTGGCGATCCTGCTGATGTAACCATTCTTGGCGAATCGGGAGGTGGCGGAAAAGTTGGTACCATCATGTGTATGCCGGCTGCAAAAGGATTATTTCAAAAGGCCATTATTCAGAGTGGAACTTTGATAAATACAATGACCAAAGAGACTTCGCAAGCCTTGGGTTTAGCCGTACTTGAAAATCTGGGACTTACACCAAACGATGTTGAGAAACTGGATACGATCCCTTACAAAGAGCTGGTTAAAGCCGGCAACGATGCAATTGCCAAAATATCGGGCCCAAGAAAACCGGGGTCGCCAACAATGTTTGGTTTTGCCCCATCGGCCGACGGTGATGTTTTGTTACAGCAACCTTTCAGCCCGGGATTTGCAGCTATTTCAAAGGATATTCCCGTTATGATAGGTACCACACTAAATGAGCTGATGCCTACCGCTTATGGCGAAAAAGACCTGACTGTGGAAGAGGCAAAAGAGCGCCTTGCAAAGGAATATGGCGACAAAACCGATGAGTATATTTCACTATTTGCAGAAGCTTATCCCGATTTCACTCCGCAGGATCTTCTTTCTGTTGACAAGACTTTCAGACCATTTACCATCCGAACTGCCGACGCGCGGGCACAAGAAACAGATGCCCCACTGTATGTTTATTTTTTAGCATGGAAAAGCGGTGTTGACAATGCATCGAAAGGTTCGTTTCATGGTCTCGACATTCCATTAGCATTCAATACTGTTGACCTGAGAGCAGACTGGACCGGCAATACCGATGAAGCCTGGAAATTAGCTGACAAAATGAGTTCGGCATGGATAAACTTTGTGAAATCAGGTAATCCAAATGTTGATGGTGTGCTTCCAGCGTGGGAACAATACACTCCGGAAAACGGTACTACAATGTATTTTGATAATGAATGCAAAATTGTATATAACCACGACAGAGAATTGATGCATTTTATTAAACCTCTTGATTATTAA
- the fmt gene encoding methionyl-tRNA formyltransferase has translation MEGKELRIVFMGTPDFAVASLQALVEGGYNVVGVITAPDKPAGRGKKLHQSAVKVYASEQGLNVLQPEKLKNPEFLDELRALEADLQVVVAFRMLPEVVWDMPRLGTFNLHGSLLPQYRGAAPLNWAVINGETKTGVSTFLLAHEIDTGKILFRKEIDIWENDTVGTIHDALMGIGAKLVVETVDALASGEYKAIPQEKLVAEGEEIKHAPKIFKEDCKIDWAADADAVRNLIRGLSPYPAAWSTLKHKETGKETATKIFMAMRVEDNKNTPSGTLESDGKNFIKVACANGWLQITDLQIAGKKRMKVQDFLRGFQQIGDYTFQ, from the coding sequence ATGGAAGGAAAAGAACTGAGAATAGTTTTTATGGGAACGCCCGATTTTGCCGTGGCCAGTTTACAGGCCCTGGTTGAAGGCGGATACAATGTTGTTGGTGTAATTACGGCTCCCGACAAACCGGCAGGACGCGGAAAAAAACTCCACCAATCGGCGGTTAAAGTCTATGCAAGCGAACAAGGGCTAAATGTTTTACAACCCGAAAAACTTAAAAACCCGGAATTTCTGGATGAACTAAGGGCTTTGGAAGCCGACCTGCAGGTTGTTGTAGCTTTTAGAATGTTACCCGAGGTAGTTTGGGATATGCCGCGTTTAGGAACTTTTAATTTGCATGGTTCTTTACTACCACAGTATCGCGGAGCGGCACCATTAAACTGGGCCGTAATAAACGGCGAAACAAAAACTGGTGTTTCTACTTTTTTGCTCGCTCATGAAATTGATACCGGCAAAATTCTTTTCCGCAAAGAAATTGACATTTGGGAAAACGACACCGTTGGAACAATTCACGATGCACTGATGGGCATTGGCGCCAAACTGGTTGTTGAAACCGTTGATGCGCTGGCATCGGGAGAGTACAAAGCCATTCCGCAGGAAAAGCTTGTTGCTGAAGGAGAAGAGATAAAACATGCTCCGAAAATTTTCAAGGAAGACTGTAAAATCGATTGGGCGGCTGATGCTGATGCGGTTCGTAACCTGATTCGCGGACTATCGCCCTACCCTGCTGCCTGGAGCACCTTAAAACACAAAGAAACGGGGAAAGAAACTGCCACCAAAATATTTATGGCCATGCGTGTTGAGGACAATAAAAATACGCCTTCGGGAACATTGGAAAGCGATGGTAAAAACTTTATAAAAGTGGCCTGCGCCAATGGCTGGCTGCAAATTACCGACTTGCAAATTGCAGGTAAAAAAAGAATGAAAGTTCAGGATTTTCTTCGGGGATTTCAGCAGATTGGAGATTACACTTTTCAATAA
- a CDS encoding DUF3667 domain-containing protein, giving the protein MKMWSKLTERFKGKDNSNWHIDIECLNCGTNFSGHYCPNCGQAVKEYDRPFGFIFYNFLGDFFAFDTRFFKTLFALIARPGFLTKEYFAGRRVRYTPPFRIFVFVSFLLFFLLQIVTNRGLLTVLDSDLKDAKVGLDSISVVAADSVINKVNNELSPQEKQALGEALSKGNIKLDSIDIAKTANEIDLGSWSGARNIRLALNKQADKMQEELEEETEPGKRAELQENINLLRSPEATMAKILKYISYAFFLLLPLFAMILKLIYIRRKHNYMRHLVFSFHIHSFIFLVMTFIIGLNLLFENIPGSISAVLILSIPIYIIIAIKKFYGQSLGKVVLKFFTLSFIYNIIFFTVILLASLDAINVL; this is encoded by the coding sequence ATGAAAATGTGGTCTAAACTTACAGAGCGTTTTAAAGGTAAAGACAATTCCAACTGGCACATCGATATTGAATGCTTAAATTGCGGGACAAATTTTTCGGGGCATTATTGTCCGAATTGTGGCCAGGCGGTTAAAGAATACGACAGACCATTTGGTTTTATATTTTACAATTTCCTTGGTGACTTTTTTGCTTTCGATACACGCTTTTTCAAAACACTTTTTGCATTAATTGCGCGCCCCGGTTTTCTTACCAAAGAATATTTTGCCGGACGCAGAGTCCGTTATACTCCACCATTTCGCATTTTTGTTTTTGTGAGTTTTTTGCTCTTTTTTTTGTTACAAATTGTAACAAACCGTGGACTGTTAACCGTCTTGGATTCAGATTTGAAAGATGCAAAAGTAGGTCTTGATTCCATCTCTGTAGTAGCCGCCGATTCGGTTATTAACAAGGTTAACAACGAACTTTCTCCTCAGGAAAAGCAGGCACTGGGTGAAGCCTTAAGTAAGGGTAATATTAAACTGGATAGTATAGATATTGCCAAGACAGCAAACGAAATTGACTTGGGAAGCTGGAGTGGTGCCCGAAACATAAGACTGGCACTGAATAAACAAGCCGATAAGATGCAGGAGGAGTTGGAAGAAGAAACCGAACCGGGAAAACGTGCCGAATTACAGGAGAATATTAATTTGTTACGTTCGCCTGAAGCGACCATGGCCAAAATTCTAAAATATATTTCGTATGCATTTTTTCTGTTGCTGCCGTTATTTGCAATGATCTTAAAGTTGATATACATTCGGCGAAAACACAATTACATGCGTCATCTTGTATTTTCTTTTCACATCCATTCCTTTATTTTTTTGGTAATGACGTTCATAATTGGATTGAACCTTTTATTCGAGAATATTCCCGGGTCAATCAGCGCTGTACTTATACTATCGATTCCGATTTACATTATAATTGCCATCAAAAAGTTTTACGGACAGTCGCTGGGTAAGGTAGTGCTTAAATTCTTCACCCTTTCGTTTATCTATAACATCATTTTTTTTACGGTTATTCTTCTGGCCTCGCTGGATGCAATTAATGTGCTCTGA
- a CDS encoding O-antigen ligase family protein: protein MPQKAVIRIVLFYLISIGFVALNLWFVVEKHMLYANVLPLVCVVILLALFSFDKLVYLIAFLTPLSIPLREYLPGIGFDMYIPTEPLLFGLLLLFILKVIQERQFDRKILLHPVSLAVYLNLFWILITSVTSTMPMVSFKFLLMRIWFVVGLYLLTAKIFKDGKNIEKYVWLYVIPLMLVIFYSTYRHLGYGLWDKQAAHFVVSPFYRDHTSYGAATAIYIPFLVMFILSKSYSKNIKLLAAGALAVVTLGFLLSYSRAAWLSIIVAFGVWSIVKLRIRFKTLFITLGSIIALFLVFQTQILMKLEQNSEESSANMMTHISSMSNISSDASNLERINRWSCAVRMFADKPVVGYGPGTYMFKYAKYQLSKDRTIISTNSADGGNAHSEYLGPMAESGVLGLATYLLIIILVIYTAVNTYTRLSDYRLRAIVLAALIGLVTYYIHGFLNNFLDTDKISVPFWGFTAMIVAIDIISRKQEKDTELKQD, encoded by the coding sequence GTGCCACAAAAAGCGGTCATACGAATAGTACTTTTTTATCTCATTTCCATTGGATTTGTTGCACTGAATCTTTGGTTTGTGGTAGAAAAACATATGCTGTATGCCAATGTGCTCCCATTGGTATGTGTTGTGATTCTGTTGGCTCTTTTTTCGTTTGACAAGCTTGTTTATCTCATCGCCTTCCTGACGCCCTTATCCATTCCGCTGCGTGAATATTTGCCCGGAATTGGTTTTGATATGTATATTCCTACCGAGCCGCTGCTGTTTGGTTTGCTGCTGCTTTTTATTCTGAAAGTTATACAGGAACGCCAATTTGATCGAAAAATACTACTCCATCCGGTATCGCTGGCTGTTTATCTCAACCTGTTTTGGATTCTGATTACCAGCGTAACCAGTACCATGCCGATGGTTTCGTTTAAGTTTTTGCTGATGCGTATTTGGTTTGTGGTTGGTTTATACCTGCTTACCGCCAAAATATTTAAAGACGGCAAAAACATTGAAAAATACGTGTGGCTATATGTTATTCCGCTGATGCTGGTAATTTTCTATTCCACTTATCGTCACCTTGGATATGGTTTATGGGACAAGCAGGCTGCACACTTTGTGGTTTCGCCGTTTTACCGCGACCACACTTCCTACGGCGCTGCCACAGCTATTTACATCCCATTTTTGGTCATGTTTATTCTCAGTAAAAGCTATTCAAAAAATATCAAATTGCTCGCTGCCGGTGCACTTGCGGTTGTTACACTGGGATTTTTGTTGTCGTACAGTCGCGCCGCATGGTTAAGTATAATCGTTGCATTTGGAGTATGGTCCATCGTAAAACTGCGCATTCGGTTTAAAACACTTTTTATCACCTTGGGTTCAATAATTGCGCTGTTTCTGGTTTTCCAGACACAGATTTTAATGAAACTAGAGCAAAATTCGGAAGAGTCGTCGGCCAATATGATGACACATATTTCGTCGATGTCGAACATCAGCTCCGATGCCTCGAACCTGGAGCGCATAAACCGCTGGAGTTGTGCCGTGCGCATGTTTGCCGACAAACCTGTTGTTGGTTACGGCCCGGGAACCTACATGTTTAAATATGCCAAATACCAGTTGAGCAAAGACCGCACGATAATCAGCACCAATTCTGCCGACGGAGGAAATGCTCACAGCGAATACCTTGGCCCAATGGCCGAATCGGGTGTACTTGGTTTGGCAACTTACCTTTTAATTATAATCCTGGTGATTTATACAGCCGTAAACACTTATACCCGGCTATCTGATTACCGGCTTCGGGCGATTGTTTTGGCGGCGCTTATTGGGCTGGTTACCTACTACATCCACGGGTTTCTGAATAACTTTTTGGATACCGACAAGATATCCGTGCCTTTTTGGGGGTTTACGGCAATGATCGTTGCTATTGATATTATCTCAAGAAAACAGGAAAAAGATACAGAACTGAAACAAGATTAA
- a CDS encoding DUF6249 domain-containing protein, protein MEELIAVGVVFFGAYHIIRLFSTHLLKRKLIKAEQYDRVGILEEPKVENDESNRYPSLKWGLVALMTGLGFIIIEVMGLFNREMVRGRDAVLPLGILMVCISLGFLIYFFIMNGKAVKK, encoded by the coding sequence ATGGAAGAATTAATTGCAGTAGGCGTAGTATTTTTTGGAGCATATCACATCATCAGACTTTTCTCTACACACTTATTGAAAAGAAAGCTTATAAAAGCTGAACAGTACGACAGAGTTGGTATTCTGGAAGAACCAAAAGTTGAAAATGATGAATCGAACCGTTATCCATCTTTGAAATGGGGATTGGTTGCCTTAATGACCGGTTTGGGTTTTATCATCATTGAAGTGATGGGCTTATTTAACCGAGAAATGGTTAGAGGTCGTGATGCCGTTTTACCGCTGGGGATTTTGATGGTTTGTATTTCGCTCGGATTCCTGATCTACTTCTTTATCATGAACGGGAAAGCCGTTAAGAAATAG
- the tyrS gene encoding tyrosine--tRNA ligase, with amino-acid sequence MSFVQELKWRGMLHDIMPGTEEQLEKELTAAYVGIDPTADSLHIGHLVSVMMLKHLQIAGHQPIALVGGATGMIGDPSGKSQERNLLDEPTLRHNQECIKAQLAKFLDFESKVDNVALLVNNYDWMKEFSFLDFIRDVGKRITVNYMMAKDSVKKRLGEESKSGMSFTEFTYQLVQGYDFYHLYKNNNCRLQMGGSDQWGNITTGTELIRRMDGGEAFALTCPLITKADGTKFGKTESGNVWLDPERTSPYAFFQFWLNTSDEDAERYIKIFTLLSKEEIDTLVAAHKEAPHARALQKKLAEEVTTMVHSREEYDMAVEASQILFGKGTADQLRKLNESTFLAVFEGVPQFNISKEELAAGINVIDLLAEKTEVFPSKGELRRTIKGNGLSINKEKINDPELIVNNDFLIGGKYILAQKGKKNYFLIIAE; translated from the coding sequence ATGAGTTTTGTACAAGAGTTGAAATGGAGAGGCATGTTGCACGATATAATGCCGGGAACTGAGGAACAACTGGAAAAAGAATTAACTGCGGCTTATGTGGGTATAGACCCAACTGCCGACTCGTTGCACATTGGCCACCTGGTAAGTGTTATGATGTTGAAACATCTTCAGATTGCAGGTCACCAGCCTATTGCTTTGGTTGGTGGTGCCACCGGAATGATTGGCGACCCATCAGGGAAATCGCAGGAACGTAACCTGCTCGACGAACCAACCCTGCGCCACAACCAGGAATGTATTAAAGCTCAGCTGGCAAAATTCCTCGATTTTGAAAGTAAAGTAGACAACGTAGCACTTTTGGTAAACAACTACGACTGGATGAAGGAATTTTCGTTCCTTGATTTTATCCGCGATGTGGGTAAGCGTATTACCGTAAACTATATGATGGCAAAAGACTCGGTAAAAAAACGTTTGGGTGAAGAATCAAAATCGGGTATGTCTTTTACCGAATTTACTTACCAGTTGGTGCAGGGATACGACTTTTACCACTTGTACAAAAACAACAACTGCCGCCTGCAAATGGGTGGCTCAGACCAGTGGGGAAACATTACCACCGGTACCGAGTTGATTCGCCGTATGGACGGAGGTGAAGCGTTTGCATTAACCTGTCCGCTAATTACCAAAGCCGACGGCACCAAATTCGGGAAAACCGAATCGGGTAACGTTTGGCTCGATCCGGAACGTACTTCGCCTTATGCTTTCTTCCAGTTCTGGCTGAACACTTCGGATGAAGATGCCGAGCGTTATATAAAAATATTCACGCTGTTGTCGAAAGAAGAGATCGACACATTGGTTGCGGCGCATAAAGAAGCACCGCATGCCCGCGCATTGCAGAAGAAATTGGCCGAGGAAGTAACCACTATGGTTCACTCGCGCGAAGAATACGACATGGCTGTTGAGGCATCGCAGATCTTGTTTGGCAAAGGTACCGCCGATCAGTTACGCAAACTGAATGAAAGTACTTTCCTGGCTGTTTTTGAAGGCGTTCCTCAGTTTAACATCTCGAAAGAAGAGTTGGCTGCCGGCATTAACGTAATCGATTTACTTGCGGAAAAAACCGAGGTATTTCCATCGAAAGGAGAATTGCGTCGCACCATAAAAGGTAACGGACTTAGCATTAACAAAGAGAAAATAAACGATCCTGAGCTGATTGTAAATAACGACTTTTTAATTGGAGGCAAATACATTCTGGCTCAAAAAGGGAAGAAAAACTACTTCCTTATTATTGCTGAATAA
- a CDS encoding Wzz/FepE/Etk N-terminal domain-containing protein translates to MDNFFDNQRILQLIWKRKFHFVIVGIIAVVLSAIFSGPAFITPKFKSTARIYPTNIWTMSDESETEQMLEVLNSNDIKFRMFDSFDLATVYDINKDDAQYITYMLAEYNTNVSTGKTEYETAEISVLDEDPQRASDMCDSIISFFNQKVQELHKAKDKEMVDITGRQLDKKYAELKVYEHKLDSIREKYGIISYGQVDEITRGYMNALATGRGSAGDTKKIEKLYDNFSKEGSRAYRLENKYNKTIQTIDSLSIVYDTYLTEYEKEITYSHVVEYPFPADKKAYPVRWLIVAFTTLSAVFFALLVFLVLDYGKKD, encoded by the coding sequence ATGGATAACTTTTTTGACAACCAACGTATCCTGCAACTCATCTGGAAACGCAAATTTCATTTTGTTATTGTTGGTATAATTGCCGTTGTTTTATCGGCCATATTTTCCGGCCCGGCATTTATTACTCCTAAGTTCAAATCAACGGCGCGCATCTACCCTACCAACATCTGGACGATGAGTGATGAATCGGAAACCGAGCAAATGCTTGAGGTTTTGAATTCGAACGATATCAAATTCAGAATGTTCGATTCGTTTGATCTGGCAACTGTTTACGACATCAATAAAGACGATGCGCAGTACATTACGTATATGCTTGCCGAATACAATACCAATGTTAGTACCGGTAAAACCGAATACGAAACAGCTGAAATAAGTGTGTTAGATGAAGATCCGCAACGTGCTTCCGACATGTGCGATTCGATCATTTCGTTTTTCAACCAAAAAGTGCAGGAATTGCATAAAGCCAAAGACAAGGAAATGGTTGACATAACCGGCAGACAGCTGGATAAAAAATATGCCGAACTTAAAGTATATGAGCACAAATTGGACAGTATACGTGAAAAATACGGCATCATCAGTTATGGTCAGGTGGACGAAATCACCCGTGGTTATATGAATGCACTGGCTACCGGACGTGGCTCGGCAGGCGATACAAAAAAAATAGAGAAGCTTTACGACAACTTTTCGAAAGAAGGTTCACGTGCTTACCGCCTTGAAAATAAATACAACAAAACTATTCAGACCATTGATTCACTGTCGATCGTTTACGACACCTATCTAACTGAATACGAAAAAGAAATTACCTACAGCCACGTGGTAGAATACCCGTTTCCGGCTGATAAAAAAGCTTACCCTGTTCGCTGGCTGATCGTTGCGTTTACAACGCTGTCGGCAGTATTTTTTGCACTACTGGTATTTTTGGTTCTCGACTACGGAAAAAAAGACTAA
- a CDS encoding sigma-70 family RNA polymerase sigma factor — protein MNDAQLVQQVLNGNNHAFRFLVGKYQRLVAHVVGRIIQQDDELEDICQEVFIKVFKKLNRFRGDSKLSTWIATIAYNTAITHYRKQKRRGELSYSEEPNLIIAEKDPGLNQKSIEKEEAKKYLLQLIESLPVNYRTVITLFHLEEFSYKEIEEVTGMPEGTIKSYLSRARKLLKGKIEKVARLEQTNIFVDYV, from the coding sequence ATGAATGATGCGCAACTGGTTCAACAGGTTTTAAACGGAAACAACCATGCATTCAGGTTTTTGGTGGGAAAGTACCAAAGGCTTGTGGCGCATGTGGTTGGACGCATTATTCAACAAGATGACGAACTGGAGGACATTTGCCAGGAGGTTTTTATAAAAGTGTTTAAAAAGCTAAACCGGTTTCGTGGCGATTCGAAATTGTCGACATGGATTGCAACCATTGCTTACAACACGGCAATAACGCATTACCGCAAGCAAAAACGAAGAGGCGAACTGTCGTACAGTGAAGAGCCCAACCTTATTATTGCTGAAAAAGACCCGGGATTGAACCAGAAAAGCATCGAAAAGGAGGAAGCGAAAAAATATCTCTTGCAACTGATTGAGTCGTTGCCGGTGAACTACCGAACGGTGATTACGTTATTTCATCTGGAGGAGTTCTCGTACAAAGAGATAGAAGAGGTTACAGGAATGCCCGAAGGAACCATTAAAAGTTACCTGAGCCGGGCACGAAAATTATTAAAAGGCAAGATTGAAAAAGTTGCCCGTTTGGAACAAACTAATATATTTGTTGACTATGTATAA
- a CDS encoding CvpA family protein, which produces MNYIDIILGILLILSAINGFSKGLISEVASIAALILGIWGAIKFSYVTTEFLIENFNMHSKHMNIISFVITFVVIVILVHIVGSAVSKMAETVLLGFANKLAGLVFGVLKSALILSIILVIFDKIDEDVHILSREAKENSRMYEPIRSFAPSIFPFIEGWEIDMKENREYENVV; this is translated from the coding sequence ATGAACTACATCGATATTATTTTAGGCATTTTGTTGATACTGTCAGCAATAAACGGTTTTAGTAAAGGCCTTATTTCTGAGGTTGCATCCATTGCAGCACTCATTTTGGGGATTTGGGGAGCAATTAAATTTTCATACGTTACCACCGAGTTTCTGATCGAGAATTTTAATATGCACTCGAAACACATGAATATCATCTCGTTTGTCATCACCTTTGTAGTTATCGTTATTTTGGTACACATTGTTGGCAGCGCGGTAAGTAAAATGGCCGAAACCGTTTTGCTGGGATTTGCCAATAAACTGGCCGGATTGGTTTTTGGAGTTTTAAAATCAGCCTTGATATTAAGTATAATATTGGTTATCTTCGACAAGATTGATGAGGACGTGCATATTCTTTCGCGCGAAGCCAAAGAAAATTCACGGATGTATGAACCGATCCGATCGTTTGCACCATCGATCTTCCCGTTTATTGAAGGATGGGAAATTGATATGAAAGAGAATCGCGAATATGAAAATGTGGTCTAA
- a CDS encoding DUF5522 domain-containing protein, producing the protein MGYFDDLFPDRYEDELKEGKDFYMENGYRVMTESYLINRGYCCANGCRHCPYWPKAQKGNTKLRKK; encoded by the coding sequence ATGGGATATTTCGATGACCTTTTTCCGGACCGATATGAGGATGAATTAAAGGAGGGGAAGGATTTTTACATGGAAAATGGCTACCGGGTAATGACAGAGTCATACCTGATAAACCGTGGCTACTGTTGTGCCAACGGATGCCGCCACTGCCCATACTGGCCAAAAGCGCAAAAAGGAAATACCAAGCTCAGAAAAAAATAG